A single window of Halobacterium jilantaiense DNA harbors:
- a CDS encoding DUF7528 family protein, producing the protein MPALLVAFSDSDSVDAEPTDDGVELSVDGDRLVLSRAAAAELRSAVGDALTERQSFGRTTGVYRSDGSYVVERRAAETTGNSTVFESFDDLWRVFDGLPERFVADDLDCVTGSRRHMLVWHFVEHPGFPASLAVQRPLTAEKGP; encoded by the coding sequence GTGCCAGCGCTCCTGGTCGCGTTCTCGGATAGCGACTCGGTCGACGCCGAACCGACCGACGACGGCGTCGAGCTGTCGGTCGACGGCGACCGGCTCGTGCTCTCCCGGGCTGCCGCCGCCGAACTGCGGTCGGCGGTCGGTGACGCGCTGACCGAGCGCCAGTCGTTCGGTCGGACGACCGGCGTCTACCGGTCGGACGGCAGCTACGTGGTCGAACGCCGCGCGGCCGAGACCACGGGGAACTCGACGGTCTTCGAGTCCTTCGATGACCTGTGGCGCGTCTTCGACGGCCTGCCCGAGCGTTTCGTCGCGGACGACCTGGACTGCGTCACCGGCTCGCGACGCCACATGCTCGTCTGGCACTTCGTCGAACACCCGGGGTTCCCCGCGTCACTGGCGGTCCAGCGTCCGCTGACCGCAGAGAAGGGACCGTGA
- a CDS encoding DUF7522 family protein, producing the protein MAGIATELVDALHDHVGDSLRTVGHHSADEWTFDYVRDELQDAYDEGDLDAIAEELALNELESDYQERLYELGDLGATVRLFDRGSVVHVPTAPATGYLVSLDDDADVNARDIIALVHEHDA; encoded by the coding sequence ATGGCTGGGATTGCGACCGAGCTCGTCGACGCACTCCACGACCACGTCGGCGACTCACTCCGAACCGTCGGCCACCACAGCGCCGACGAGTGGACCTTCGACTACGTGCGCGACGAACTCCAGGACGCCTACGACGAGGGCGACCTCGACGCCATCGCCGAAGAGCTCGCACTGAACGAACTGGAGAGCGACTACCAGGAGCGGCTCTACGAACTCGGTGACCTGGGCGCGACCGTTCGGCTGTTCGACCGGGGGTCTGTCGTTCACGTGCCGACCGCGCCAGCCACCGGCTACCTCGTCTCTCTGGACGACGACGCCGACGTGAACGCCCGAGACATCATCGCGCTCGTCCACGAACACGACGCGTGA
- a CDS encoding cupin domain-containing protein, with translation MSLHTTGRPLDAHGEPTAGPALELDPESRAADLLRESPHALASAPGSRTWSVLLDDPDADRPEMVLWLGPDATVLPPHVHRTRDETFEALRGELTVTVDGDPRTLGPGESYTVDPGVPHNFANETDGVVAFRVEPPWAKTVLTQYTVSGLDHEGTFGSDDKYGEPGPLYALVSSEALSAETRLQVAPHVVQRVLWATVGRVAKLLGHRAVREEYVSDAYWRETVEQPTFS, from the coding sequence GTGTCCCTCCACACGACCGGTCGCCCGCTCGACGCGCACGGTGAGCCGACTGCCGGCCCCGCTCTGGAACTCGACCCGGAGAGCCGCGCTGCCGACCTGCTACGGGAGTCGCCACACGCACTCGCGTCGGCCCCCGGGAGCCGGACGTGGTCCGTGCTGCTCGACGACCCGGACGCCGACCGCCCCGAGATGGTGCTCTGGCTCGGCCCGGACGCCACTGTCCTGCCGCCCCACGTCCACCGCACTCGCGACGAGACGTTCGAAGCACTGCGGGGCGAACTGACCGTCACCGTCGACGGCGACCCGCGGACGCTCGGGCCCGGCGAGTCGTACACCGTCGACCCGGGCGTGCCGCACAACTTCGCGAACGAGACCGACGGCGTCGTCGCGTTCCGCGTCGAGCCGCCGTGGGCGAAGACGGTCCTGACGCAGTACACGGTCTCCGGGCTCGACCACGAGGGCACGTTCGGTTCCGACGACAAGTACGGCGAACCGGGACCGCTGTACGCACTCGTGTCGAGTGAAGCCCTCAGTGCAGAGACCAGACTACAGGTCGCGCCGCACGTCGTCCAGCGCGTGCTGTGGGCGACAGTGGGCCGAGTCGCGAAGCTGCTCGGACACCGGGCGGTACGGGAGGAGTACGTCTCCGACGCCTACTGGAGGGAGACCGTCGAGCAGCCCACGTTCAGTTGA
- a CDS encoding acyl-CoA dehydrogenase family protein has protein sequence MDFDLPDEHRMIRDTVREFCEEEIEPIAWDIEEEHRFPAEIFDELADLDMMGVPVSEEYGGLGGDQLMYATVTEELGRVSGSIGLSYAAHVSLASKPIELFGTEAQKEEWLRPLAEGEYLGSWALTEPESGSDASDMDTMAERDGDEWVLNGTKQFITNATVAGSVLVKAVTDPEAGYDGISTFIVDPEADDGFEVTTEWDKMGLNASPTCEIKLTDCRIPEDRLLGEEGDGWEQTKKTLDGGRISIAALSTGLAQGAYESAKSYATEREQFGQPISRFDAIRNKLVDMHRKTERARLLTHRAASKYDNGESVTRESALAKLDASEAAREVAEDAVQTLGGYGYTTDFAPQRFFRDAKLMEIGEGTSEIQHLVIGREIGL, from the coding sequence ATGGACTTCGACCTCCCCGACGAACACCGGATGATTCGGGACACCGTTCGGGAGTTCTGCGAGGAAGAGATCGAGCCGATCGCGTGGGACATCGAGGAGGAGCACCGCTTCCCCGCGGAAATCTTCGACGAGCTCGCCGACCTCGACATGATGGGGGTCCCGGTCAGTGAGGAGTACGGCGGCCTCGGCGGCGACCAGCTCATGTACGCCACCGTCACCGAAGAGCTCGGTCGCGTCTCGGGCTCCATCGGCCTCTCGTACGCCGCGCACGTCTCGCTGGCCTCCAAGCCCATCGAGCTGTTCGGCACCGAAGCACAGAAAGAGGAGTGGCTGCGCCCGCTCGCGGAGGGCGAGTACCTCGGGTCGTGGGCGCTCACGGAGCCCGAGAGCGGGAGCGACGCAAGCGACATGGACACGATGGCGGAGAGAGACGGCGACGAGTGGGTGCTGAACGGCACCAAGCAGTTCATCACGAACGCCACGGTCGCCGGCAGCGTGCTCGTGAAGGCCGTCACCGACCCCGAAGCCGGCTACGACGGCATCTCGACGTTCATCGTCGACCCCGAGGCGGACGACGGCTTCGAGGTCACGACCGAGTGGGACAAGATGGGGCTGAACGCCTCCCCGACCTGCGAAATCAAGCTCACCGACTGCCGAATTCCCGAGGACCGGCTGCTCGGCGAGGAGGGCGACGGCTGGGAGCAGACGAAGAAGACCCTCGACGGCGGCCGCATCTCCATCGCCGCGCTCTCGACGGGGCTCGCGCAGGGTGCCTACGAGTCCGCGAAGTCCTACGCGACCGAACGCGAGCAGTTCGGTCAGCCCATCTCGCGGTTCGACGCCATCCGGAACAAGCTCGTGGACATGCACCGGAAGACCGAGCGCGCCCGCCTGCTCACCCACCGAGCCGCCTCGAAGTACGACAACGGCGAGTCAGTCACCCGCGAGTCCGCACTCGCGAAACTCGACGCCAGCGAGGCCGCCCGCGAGGTCGCCGAGGACGCCGTCCAGACGCTCGGCGGCTACGGCTACACCACTGATTTCGCGCCCCAGCGGTTCTTCCGCGATGCGAAACTGATGGAAATCGGCGAGGGAACGTCCGAAATCCAGCACCTCGTCATCGGCCGCGAAATCGGACTGTAG
- a CDS encoding ATP-NAD kinase family protein, translating to MRTVGVVVNPIAGMGGRVGLKGTDGKVAAARERGAEPRAPERARAALVALRDHAPETRLLTFGDPMGAAEARAAGFDPDVVGEPARAPDTAAETTAEDTRAAVAAFVDRGADLVLFVGGDGTATDVAQALDDLDADVPVLGVPAGVKVYSSVFAVRPEAAGRVAATFEETETREVSDIDEDAYRDGEVRTRLRGVVEVPVAEDLQSAKQVHSGSTGALAAGVAASVEDGVTYVLGPGGTVGRIAEELGVDGSPLGVDVYRDGELVVQDGSENEILGALGDENVVYVSPIGGQGFVFGRGNHQISPAVIERSEVRVVASPRKLDETGVLRVDTGDEGVDESLRGWTNVRVGRFEERMVKVV from the coding sequence ATGCGTACTGTCGGCGTCGTCGTCAACCCCATCGCCGGGATGGGCGGCCGGGTCGGCCTGAAGGGAACGGACGGGAAGGTCGCGGCGGCCCGCGAGCGCGGTGCAGAGCCGCGGGCTCCCGAGCGCGCACGGGCCGCACTCGTGGCACTGCGCGACCACGCGCCCGAGACGCGCCTCTTGACGTTCGGCGACCCGATGGGGGCCGCCGAGGCGCGGGCGGCGGGCTTCGACCCAGACGTCGTCGGTGAGCCAGCGCGCGCGCCGGACACTGCCGCGGAGACGACCGCCGAGGACACCCGGGCGGCCGTCGCGGCGTTCGTCGACCGCGGAGCCGACCTGGTCCTGTTCGTGGGCGGCGACGGAACCGCGACGGACGTCGCCCAGGCGCTCGACGACCTCGACGCGGACGTCCCCGTGCTGGGCGTCCCGGCGGGAGTGAAGGTGTACTCGTCCGTGTTCGCGGTGCGGCCCGAGGCGGCCGGTCGCGTGGCGGCCACCTTCGAGGAGACGGAGACCCGAGAGGTGAGTGACATCGACGAGGACGCGTACCGGGACGGCGAGGTCCGGACCCGTCTCCGGGGCGTCGTCGAGGTGCCGGTCGCGGAGGACCTCCAGTCCGCCAAGCAGGTCCACTCCGGGAGCACGGGCGCGCTCGCTGCAGGGGTCGCGGCGAGCGTCGAGGACGGCGTGACGTACGTGCTCGGTCCGGGCGGGACCGTCGGCCGAATCGCCGAGGAACTGGGCGTCGACGGCTCGCCGCTGGGCGTGGACGTCTACCGGGACGGTGAACTCGTCGTGCAGGACGGCAGCGAGAACGAGATTCTCGGGGCGCTCGGCGACGAGAACGTCGTCTACGTCTCCCCCATCGGCGGCCAGGGGTTCGTGTTCGGCCGCGGGAACCACCAGATATCGCCCGCGGTCATCGAGCGCAGCGAGGTCCGGGTCGTCGCCTCGCCCCGCAAACTCGACGAGACGGGCGTGCTGCGCGTGGACACGGGCGACGAGGGCGTCGACGAGTCGCTACGCGGCTGGACGAACGTGCGAGTCGGTCGCTTCGAAGAACGAATGGTGAAAGTCGTCTGA
- a CDS encoding DUF5803 family protein: MRKVWVALAVVALAVSAGCLGAGGGGGPSDERLAENATYEWNQTVDVHVNVTDGQYAVVAGVDNKSKVRFTRRGGFGGRNPLPISAVQFRYPNGTVVDSEDIDVSTKDARTVVTFPQDNGTFAYTSPAGSRKATVQVGFEGSHELVLPPGMRVSFPVLGYVEPGGFEKSVEDNRVNVRWESVDARSIDTRYYLDRDLLLFGGAAAVLGLVAVLGVVYYRLRIRRLEDEREDAGLDLEK; this comes from the coding sequence ATGAGGAAGGTCTGGGTCGCTCTCGCGGTCGTCGCGCTCGCGGTCAGCGCCGGGTGTCTCGGCGCTGGCGGCGGTGGCGGGCCGTCCGACGAACGGCTCGCCGAGAACGCGACCTACGAGTGGAACCAGACCGTGGACGTCCACGTGAACGTCACCGACGGCCAGTACGCCGTCGTCGCGGGCGTCGACAACAAGAGCAAGGTGCGGTTCACCCGCAGGGGCGGCTTCGGTGGCCGGAACCCGCTGCCGATTTCCGCCGTACAGTTCCGGTACCCGAACGGCACCGTGGTCGACAGCGAGGACATCGACGTGTCGACGAAGGACGCCCGGACCGTCGTGACGTTCCCGCAGGACAACGGAACGTTCGCGTACACGTCGCCGGCGGGCAGCCGAAAGGCGACCGTGCAGGTCGGCTTCGAGGGCTCGCACGAACTCGTGCTGCCGCCGGGGATGCGCGTGTCCTTCCCGGTTCTCGGGTACGTGGAGCCCGGCGGCTTCGAGAAGTCCGTCGAGGACAACCGCGTCAACGTGCGCTGGGAGTCGGTGGACGCCCGCAGTATCGACACGCGGTACTACCTCGACCGCGACCTCCTGCTGTTCGGCGGCGCTGCGGCCGTCCTCGGGCTCGTGGCGGTCCTCGGCGTCGTCTACTACCGGCTGCGCATCCGGCGGCTGGAGGACGAACGCGAGGACGCCGGCCTCGACCTCGAGAAGTAG
- a CDS encoding RIO1 family regulatory kinase/ATPase domain-containing protein: protein MSIRRLARGTVPWDSLEAVARELGERYDQDTVRVSFMDADNWLSTPCVVNDRWFVKVVTGQNALVHALFTGARNLGVFSSGTEGFFEAFDGPVEMAEHELDATRKLRDLGVNAPEPIEAFEVDGLGVLVLDYIPEFAPLDELPAEEVAEHASALFESLSVMHANDVTHGDLRAENVLVSGGDLYFIDATNVDGDGIADARAYDLACALAALEPLVGAQTTVRPALEHYSVDDDAHDVDGPADALLRAQDFLGFVQMRPDHSFDAAALAGQIEQAATDAEDATR, encoded by the coding sequence GTGAGCATCCGACGGCTGGCCCGCGGCACCGTCCCGTGGGACTCCCTGGAGGCGGTCGCCCGCGAGCTCGGCGAGCGCTACGACCAGGACACCGTCCGCGTCTCCTTCATGGACGCGGACAACTGGCTGTCGACGCCCTGCGTCGTCAACGACCGCTGGTTCGTCAAAGTCGTCACTGGGCAGAATGCGCTCGTCCACGCGCTGTTCACGGGTGCCCGGAACCTCGGCGTGTTCTCCAGCGGGACGGAGGGGTTCTTCGAGGCGTTCGACGGCCCCGTCGAGATGGCCGAACACGAACTCGACGCCACGCGGAAGCTCCGCGACCTCGGCGTGAACGCCCCCGAACCCATCGAGGCCTTCGAGGTTGATGGGCTGGGCGTGCTCGTCCTCGACTACATCCCGGAGTTCGCGCCGCTCGACGAACTGCCCGCCGAGGAGGTCGCCGAGCACGCGTCCGCGCTGTTCGAGTCGCTGTCCGTGATGCACGCTAACGACGTCACACACGGCGACCTGCGCGCGGAGAACGTCCTCGTGTCGGGCGGTGACCTCTACTTCATCGACGCGACGAACGTCGACGGCGACGGCATCGCGGACGCCCGCGCCTACGACCTGGCGTGTGCGCTCGCAGCCCTGGAGCCACTCGTCGGCGCGCAGACGACGGTTCGGCCCGCACTGGAACACTACAGCGTGGACGACGACGCCCACGACGTCGACGGACCGGCGGACGCGCTGCTGCGCGCCCAGGACTTCCTCGGGTTCGTGCAGATGCGGCCGGACCACTCCTTCGACGCCGCGGCGCTCGCCGGCCAGATCGAGCAGGCAGCCACCGACGCCGAGGACGCGACACGATAG
- a CDS encoding DUF7123 family protein: protein MSDYTDEERRILDYLRESVDRGERYFRSKNIAEHLGLSSKQVGVRLPELAEKSEEVDIEKWSRSKSTTWRVEPA, encoded by the coding sequence ATGAGCGACTACACCGACGAGGAACGTCGCATCCTCGACTACCTCCGGGAGAGCGTCGACCGGGGTGAGCGGTACTTCCGTTCGAAGAACATCGCCGAACACCTCGGACTCTCCTCGAAACAGGTCGGTGTGCGACTCCCGGAACTCGCCGAGAAGAGCGAGGAGGTCGACATCGAGAAGTGGAGCCGGTCGAAGTCCACGACCTGGCGGGTCGAACCCGCCTAG
- a CDS encoding phosphate signaling complex PhoU family protein, translated as METRKVQRLGPSTLAMTLPAEWARKQDVEKGDEVTVRESGKGSLAVTPESAHGEDTEATIHAENFDASAVERAIVGQYVLGRRVIHVESEDALDSAHINAVYKAETQLMGLGVVEETPNRITIRCSVDPEDFDLDNLLERLENTGSTMRGEAVKALAHGNPDLAQRALNRERQANKIFVLLLRLIFTAFDDPSLARAVGLDDGFPLIGYRSVAKNLELVADNAEDIAEIVMEADGHTLDVDQGTMRRIREFTDKVDDVTANAVAAAVDRDYDATVEVRDQFAEIEDREAEILADLPEMGNDDLLEVREVLVSLQQSAQYSMRNAEIAANLALNEQSDHTTIN; from the coding sequence ATGGAGACACGGAAGGTCCAGCGGCTCGGACCGTCGACGCTCGCCATGACGCTGCCGGCGGAGTGGGCGCGCAAACAGGATGTCGAGAAGGGCGACGAGGTCACCGTCCGAGAGAGCGGGAAAGGCTCACTCGCGGTCACGCCCGAGTCCGCACACGGCGAGGACACCGAGGCGACCATCCACGCCGAGAACTTCGACGCCAGCGCCGTCGAACGAGCTATCGTCGGGCAGTACGTGCTCGGCCGACGCGTCATCCACGTCGAGAGCGAGGACGCCCTCGACTCCGCGCACATCAACGCCGTCTACAAGGCCGAAACCCAGCTCATGGGTCTCGGCGTCGTCGAGGAGACACCGAACCGCATCACAATCCGGTGCTCGGTCGACCCCGAGGACTTCGACCTCGACAACCTCCTCGAACGCCTCGAGAACACGGGCTCGACGATGCGCGGCGAGGCCGTGAAGGCGCTCGCCCACGGCAACCCTGACCTCGCGCAGCGCGCGCTCAACCGCGAACGCCAGGCGAACAAGATTTTCGTCCTGCTGCTGCGGCTCATCTTCACCGCGTTCGACGACCCGAGCCTCGCTCGGGCAGTGGGCCTCGACGACGGCTTCCCGCTCATCGGCTACCGGAGCGTCGCGAAGAACCTCGAACTGGTCGCGGACAACGCCGAGGACATCGCGGAGATCGTGATGGAGGCCGACGGCCACACGCTCGACGTCGACCAGGGGACGATGCGGCGCATCCGCGAGTTCACCGACAAGGTCGACGACGTGACGGCGAACGCGGTCGCTGCGGCCGTCGACCGCGACTACGACGCGACCGTCGAGGTCCGCGACCAGTTCGCCGAAATCGAGGACCGAGAGGCCGAGATTCTCGCCGACCTCCCCGAGATGGGCAACGACGACCTCTTGGAGGTCCGCGAGGTCCTGGTGAGCCTCCAGCAGTCCGCTCAGTACTCGATGCGGAACGCCGAAATCGCCGCGAACCTCGCGCTGAACGAGCAGTCCGACCACACCACCATCAACTGA
- a CDS encoding carbon-nitrogen family hydrolase yields the protein MRLALAQLDVEAAAVDSNLDRAEDAIREAAAEGADLVALPELFDVGFFAFDSYQREAEGLDGEKLTRMREVAADAGVAVLAGSVVEDLAESEGGPADDGLANTSVLFDADGERRLVYRKHHLFGYESAEAELLVPGESVPTADLLGFTVATTTCYDLRFPELYRDLADDGVDLVLVPSAWPYPRVEHWKLLPKARAVENLAYVAAVNGASDFGDDALVGRSAVYDPWGTTLAGTGEDPTIVYADLDPERPASVREEFPALRDRRR from the coding sequence ATGCGGCTCGCGCTCGCCCAGCTCGACGTCGAGGCTGCGGCGGTGGACTCGAACCTCGACCGCGCCGAGGACGCCATCCGGGAGGCCGCCGCCGAGGGCGCGGACCTCGTCGCGCTCCCCGAACTGTTCGACGTCGGGTTCTTCGCGTTCGACTCCTACCAGCGGGAGGCGGAAGGTCTCGACGGCGAGAAGCTGACGCGGATGCGGGAGGTCGCGGCCGACGCCGGCGTCGCGGTGCTGGCCGGCAGCGTCGTCGAGGACCTCGCCGAGTCCGAGGGCGGGCCTGCCGACGACGGGCTGGCGAACACGAGCGTGCTGTTCGACGCGGACGGCGAGCGCCGCCTCGTCTACCGGAAACACCACCTGTTCGGCTACGAGTCGGCGGAAGCCGAACTGCTCGTCCCCGGCGAGTCCGTGCCGACCGCGGACCTGCTCGGGTTCACCGTCGCGACGACGACCTGCTACGACCTCCGGTTCCCCGAGCTCTACCGCGACCTCGCCGACGACGGCGTCGACCTCGTGCTCGTCCCGTCCGCGTGGCCGTACCCCCGCGTCGAGCACTGGAAGCTGCTCCCGAAGGCTCGCGCCGTGGAGAACCTCGCGTACGTCGCCGCCGTGAACGGTGCCAGCGACTTCGGCGACGACGCGCTCGTCGGTCGCTCGGCCGTCTACGACCCCTGGGGGACGACGCTCGCCGGCACCGGCGAAGACCCCACCATCGTCTACGCGGACCTCGACCCCGAGCGCCCCGCGAGCGTCCGCGAGGAGTTCCCCGCGCTCCGCGACCGCCGGCGCTGA
- a CDS encoding competence/damage-inducible protein A, whose translation MQVALVTVGDELLAGDTVNTNAAWLGERLGERGVTVGRTVVVPDDVDAIREEVSRLSERYDAVLVTGGVGPTHDDMTMDGVAAAFDRQVGEHEEALAYFDRHDTYAAEDLTEGTTHLPEDARLLENPAGVAPGAVVENVYVLPGVPDEMKGMFETVAGEFAGEGTHVEEVVVDAPESSLIDAVAELRAEFDVTVGSYPGEEVRVKIQHPDAETARAAADWFEERVQEE comes from the coding sequence ATGCAAGTGGCGCTGGTGACGGTCGGTGACGAGTTGCTCGCCGGCGACACGGTGAACACGAACGCGGCGTGGCTCGGCGAACGACTCGGCGAGCGCGGCGTCACCGTCGGCCGGACGGTCGTCGTGCCGGACGACGTGGACGCCATCCGCGAGGAAGTGAGCCGGCTCTCGGAGCGCTACGACGCCGTGCTCGTCACCGGCGGCGTCGGCCCGACCCACGACGACATGACGATGGACGGCGTCGCCGCAGCGTTCGACCGACAGGTGGGCGAGCACGAGGAGGCGCTCGCGTACTTCGACCGCCACGACACGTACGCCGCCGAGGACCTCACTGAGGGGACGACTCACCTCCCCGAGGACGCGCGGCTGCTGGAGAACCCGGCCGGCGTGGCACCGGGCGCGGTCGTGGAGAACGTCTACGTGCTGCCGGGCGTCCCCGACGAGATGAAGGGGATGTTCGAGACGGTCGCCGGGGAGTTCGCCGGCGAGGGCACGCACGTCGAGGAGGTGGTCGTGGACGCGCCGGAGAGTTCACTCATCGACGCTGTCGCGGAGCTCCGGGCGGAGTTCGACGTGACAGTCGGCAGCTATCCGGGCGAGGAGGTGCGCGTGAAGATACAGCACCCGGACGCCGAGACGGCGCGGGCTGCCGCGGACTGGTTCGAGGAGCGCGTTCAGGAGGAGTGA
- a CDS encoding DUF7525 family protein, with the protein MTTQSADETDMGVGIGIVLGLVTVAAAAYAFVSPGQFQTAVGFGAAVTLAATSVAAIHIWG; encoded by the coding sequence ATGACGACTCAGTCTGCCGACGAGACGGACATGGGTGTCGGCATCGGCATCGTGCTCGGGTTGGTCACGGTCGCCGCCGCTGCGTACGCCTTCGTATCGCCGGGACAGTTCCAGACCGCAGTCGGGTTCGGTGCCGCCGTGACACTCGCTGCTACGTCTGTCGCTGCCATCCACATCTGGGGGTAG
- a CDS encoding SRPBCC family protein, whose product MTVRVERTFELSVSPADVWAFISDPEKRADAISVVDSYTTGGDTTTWHVALPIPVVRSTIDVETRDVEVDPPTFVKFVGKSGIFNVTGEHEIHEVEGGGSTLTNRFVVDGKVPGVEQFFKRNLDDELDRLQRKLEEDGKTGGD is encoded by the coding sequence ATGACTGTTCGGGTCGAGCGCACGTTCGAGTTGTCGGTGTCGCCCGCGGACGTCTGGGCGTTCATCTCCGACCCGGAGAAGCGCGCCGACGCAATCAGTGTCGTGGACAGCTACACGACCGGTGGCGACACGACGACGTGGCACGTCGCACTCCCCATTCCGGTCGTCCGCAGCACCATCGACGTGGAGACCCGCGACGTGGAAGTCGACCCGCCGACGTTCGTGAAGTTCGTCGGGAAGTCCGGCATCTTCAACGTCACCGGCGAGCACGAGATCCACGAAGTCGAGGGCGGCGGGTCGACGCTCACGAACCGGTTCGTCGTCGACGGCAAGGTTCCGGGTGTCGAGCAGTTCTTCAAACGGAACCTCGACGACGAACTCGACCGCCTCCAGCGGAAACTGGAGGAGGACGGGAAGACCGGTGGCGACTGA
- a CDS encoding aldehyde dehydrogenase family protein: protein MTYQHYIDGEWVDGHGTDTFESTNPANGETLGEFRQGTPEDIEDAIAAADAAEDEWQSMSRIARAEYLWDIYHELKDRHQELGEVVTKECGKEISEGKADVAEAWHMVEWAAGDARHPKGDVVPSEIADKDAYMRRKPRGVVGCITPWNFPVAIPFWHMAVALVEGNTVVWKPAEQTPWCGQIIAEMFEDAGIPEGVFNMVQGFGDAGARIVDHDDVDTVLFTGSAEVGQEVGQKVAEDPGKLAACEMGGKNGIVVTEEADLDIAVHSAVMSSFKTTGQRCVSSERLIVHEDVYDEFKERYVEVAKDVAVGDPLDEGTFMGPAIEPEHVEKIQKYNDLAREEAKNVLVDRTELGDDEIPEGHEDGNWVGPFVYEVDYDPDLRSIKEEVFGPHVALIEYSGDIERAVEIHNDTPYGLAGAVISEDYRQINYYRDNAEVGLAYGNLPCIGAEVQLPFGGVKKSGNGYPSAREVIEAVTERTAWTLNNSKDIEMAQGLSADIKTQDD, encoded by the coding sequence ATGACGTACCAGCACTACATCGACGGCGAGTGGGTGGACGGCCACGGCACCGATACCTTCGAGAGCACCAACCCGGCCAACGGCGAGACCCTCGGCGAGTTCCGACAGGGCACGCCCGAGGACATCGAGGACGCAATCGCGGCCGCCGACGCCGCCGAGGACGAGTGGCAGTCCATGTCCCGCATCGCGCGTGCGGAGTACCTCTGGGACATCTACCACGAACTCAAGGACCGCCACCAGGAGCTCGGCGAAGTCGTGACCAAGGAGTGCGGGAAGGAAATCTCCGAGGGGAAAGCCGACGTGGCCGAGGCGTGGCACATGGTCGAGTGGGCGGCCGGCGACGCCCGCCACCCGAAGGGCGACGTGGTACCGTCCGAAATCGCGGACAAGGACGCCTACATGCGCCGGAAGCCCCGGGGTGTCGTCGGCTGCATCACGCCGTGGAACTTCCCGGTCGCCATCCCGTTCTGGCACATGGCCGTCGCGCTGGTCGAGGGCAACACGGTCGTCTGGAAGCCCGCCGAGCAGACGCCGTGGTGCGGCCAGATCATCGCCGAGATGTTCGAGGACGCCGGCATCCCCGAGGGCGTGTTCAACATGGTGCAGGGCTTCGGCGACGCCGGTGCCCGCATCGTCGACCACGACGACGTCGACACCGTGCTGTTCACCGGCTCGGCGGAGGTCGGCCAGGAGGTCGGTCAGAAGGTCGCCGAGGACCCCGGCAAGCTCGCGGCCTGTGAGATGGGCGGGAAGAACGGCATCGTCGTCACGGAGGAGGCGGACCTCGACATCGCCGTCCACTCCGCCGTGATGTCCTCGTTCAAGACGACGGGCCAGCGCTGCGTCTCCAGCGAGCGCCTCATCGTCCACGAGGACGTCTACGACGAGTTCAAGGAGCGCTACGTCGAGGTCGCGAAAGACGTCGCCGTCGGCGACCCGCTCGACGAGGGGACGTTCATGGGTCCGGCCATCGAGCCGGAGCACGTCGAGAAGATTCAGAAGTACAACGACCTCGCTCGCGAGGAGGCGAAGAACGTCCTCGTCGACCGCACGGAGCTCGGCGACGACGAGATTCCCGAGGGTCACGAGGACGGCAACTGGGTCGGCCCGTTCGTCTACGAGGTCGACTACGACCCGGACCTGCGCTCCATCAAGGAGGAGGTCTTCGGGCCGCACGTCGCGCTCATCGAGTACTCCGGTGACATCGAGCGCGCCGTCGAAATCCACAACGACACCCCGTACGGTCTCGCCGGTGCCGTCATCAGCGAGGACTACCGACAGATCAACTACTACCGCGACAACGCCGAAGTCGGCCTCGCGTACGGCAACCTCCCGTGCATCGGCGCGGAGGTCCAGCTGCCGTTCGGCGGCGTGAAGAAGTCCGGGAACGGCTACCCGAGCGCCCGCGAGGTCATCGAGGCCGTCACCGAGCGCACCGCCTGGACGCTCAACAACTCGAAGGACATCGAGATGGCGCAGGGCCTCAGCGCGGACATCAAGACCCAGGACGACTGA
- a CDS encoding DUF5786 family protein, whose protein sequence is MGFGSYDESEQKDQSVDTDDDRGVSVHENDHDGEISFDSEADSDELIDQLQSMKDD, encoded by the coding sequence ATGGGTTTTGGTAGCTACGACGAGTCCGAACAGAAGGACCAGAGCGTGGACACGGACGACGACCGAGGGGTCAGCGTCCACGAGAACGACCACGACGGGGAGATCTCCTTCGACTCCGAGGCCGACAGCGACGAACTCATCGACCAGCTGCAGTCGATGAAAGACGACTAG